A region of Fibrobacter succinogenes subsp. succinogenes S85 DNA encodes the following proteins:
- a CDS encoding chorismate-binding protein, with protein MQIYTNKIFNNPIETIEIFDPQKVQSALDKIESLQRQGYYLLGYMRYDLKNIAGEAPLIYFEAFDSFQPFEEKIPDYKIGTIVKPRISKEEYSQKIDYIKEQIKNGITYEVNYTYPSTLRTNASDLDLYQFLLQNQKTPYNAFLQNKYETILSFSPELFFVKRGNKILTKPMKGTLKRGKTSEEDNALQEFLHNDLKNRTENVMIVDLLRNDLGRISKPGTVRADKLFEVEKHKTVFQMTSEISSELKDGTTLYDIINAIYPCGSITGAPKISTMEVIANAEPFPREVYCGAIGYIHGDEMIFSVPIRILQKKLGESEYRYDAGGAITWASTADDEWNETMTKASFLNTDFSLIETGITDFELHLERLRNSANALGFTWNSDLEKIKFDKSVVNRIELFKDGHFELTTRPIPAPKQNPRIKIVHKVDSSNPFLYHKTSIRLPFPKDVFDEICVNEKGEITEGTFTNIGILKDGIIYTPPIECGLLNGITRQKLLNEGKAKEKILYPSDLQTAEKIYCFNSVRGIVEVELSE; from the coding sequence ATGCAAATATATACCAATAAAATATTTAATAATCCTATCGAAACCATTGAAATTTTCGACCCGCAAAAGGTCCAGTCCGCACTCGACAAAATTGAATCTTTGCAACGCCAAGGCTATTACCTTCTCGGCTACATGCGCTACGATCTCAAGAATATAGCAGGTGAAGCACCCCTGATCTACTTTGAAGCTTTTGACTCGTTCCAGCCATTTGAAGAAAAAATCCCAGACTACAAAATCGGCACCATCGTAAAGCCACGTATATCAAAAGAAGAATACTCACAAAAGATTGATTACATCAAAGAGCAAATCAAGAACGGAATTACATACGAAGTCAATTACACATACCCTTCAACGCTAAGAACAAACGCAAGTGATTTAGACTTATACCAGTTCCTTTTGCAAAACCAGAAGACTCCTTACAACGCCTTTTTGCAAAACAAGTACGAGACAATTTTGTCTTTCTCGCCGGAACTGTTTTTTGTGAAGCGCGGCAACAAGATTTTGACAAAGCCCATGAAGGGAACGCTCAAGCGCGGCAAGACTTCCGAAGAAGACAATGCGTTGCAAGAATTCTTGCACAACGACTTAAAGAACCGCACCGAAAACGTCATGATTGTTGACCTGCTGCGAAACGATCTCGGGAGAATTTCAAAACCGGGAACTGTCCGCGCAGACAAACTATTTGAAGTTGAAAAGCACAAAACCGTTTTCCAAATGACCTCCGAGATTTCATCGGAACTGAAAGACGGCACAACGCTTTACGACATCATCAACGCGATTTATCCATGCGGTTCCATCACGGGTGCGCCAAAAATTTCTACAATGGAAGTCATCGCGAATGCAGAACCATTCCCGCGAGAAGTCTACTGCGGCGCCATCGGCTACATCCACGGCGACGAAATGATTTTCTCCGTCCCCATCAGAATCTTGCAGAAAAAGCTAGGCGAATCGGAATACAGATACGATGCAGGCGGCGCTATCACTTGGGCCTCTACCGCAGACGACGAATGGAATGAAACAATGACCAAGGCAAGTTTTTTGAATACCGATTTTTCTCTGATTGAAACCGGCATCACCGATTTCGAGTTGCATCTTGAACGTTTGAGAAATTCCGCAAACGCACTCGGTTTCACCTGGAACAGCGACCTTGAAAAAATCAAGTTCGACAAGTCCGTCGTGAACAGGATTGAGCTTTTCAAAGACGGTCACTTTGAACTCACAACAAGACCGATTCCTGCACCCAAGCAAAATCCAAGAATCAAAATCGTACACAAAGTAGATTCATCCAATCCGTTCCTGTATCACAAAACGAGCATCCGACTGCCGTTCCCGAAAGACGTCTTTGACGAAATCTGCGTAAACGAGAAGGGAGAAATCACCGAAGGCACGTTCACGAACATCGGCATTCTAAAAGACGGCATCATCTACACGCCGCCTATTGAGTGCGGGCTTTTAAACGGCATCACAAGACAAAAGCTTTTGAACGAAGGCAAGGCCAAAGAAAAAATCCTGTACCCGAGTGACCTTCAAACAGCCGAGAAAATCTACTGTTTCAATTCCGTCCGCGGCATTGTGGAAGTTGAATTGAGCGAGTAG